The following proteins are encoded in a genomic region of Candidatus Atribacteria bacterium:
- the lspA gene encoding signal peptidase II, whose product MSILRSKKNTMGFILFTLFIILLDQASKIYIQYNMQIGESIPIITGIFHITYIENPYTAFGLFRYQTIFFVIAALVSIIIIILIYKKVIFKEDPFMYIPLTLILSGAVGNLIDRVRVSGRVIDFIDFKIWPIFNIADSAIVCGMLVLLIHILFHSSEKEDEGEGEKGEEWEKEEKYKEQNKE is encoded by the coding sequence ATGAGCATTTTAAGGAGTAAAAAAAATACCATGGGATTTATACTTTTTACTCTGTTTATTATCTTGCTTGATCAGGCAAGTAAGATCTATATTCAGTACAATATGCAGATAGGAGAGTCTATTCCGATCATAACGGGAATATTTCATATTACTTATATAGAGAATCCATATACCGCTTTCGGACTTTTTAGATATCAAACTATATTTTTTGTTATTGCGGCGTTAGTTTCGATAATTATAATTATTTTAATTTACAAGAAAGTAATTTTCAAGGAAGACCCTTTTATGTATATTCCTTTGACACTCATTCTTAGCGGTGCAGTAGGCAATCTGATTGATCGAGTGAGAGTTAGTGGAAGGGTAATAGATTTTATAGATTTTAAAATATGGCCGATTTTCAATATTGCCGATTCAGCGATAGTGTGCGGAATGCTGGTATTATTGATTCATATTTTGTTCCACTCCTCGGAAAAAGAAGATGAGGGGGAAGGGGAAAAGGGGGAAGAGTGGGAAAAAGAGGAAAAGTATAAAGAACAAAATAAGGAGTAA
- the lgt gene encoding prolipoprotein diacylglyceryl transferase, which produces MYRILFTIGSFSIYSYGLMIALAFITAILFAMKEAKKIGEDPERILDISLYVILGALIGGRLGYVLIYLDYYMKNPLKILYFRQGGLSFLGGFLVAYFLCWLYVRKTKISFWKYADIAAPSIALGIAIGRIGCFLNGCCFGVVSENYGIKFPSLNMPPVYLQQLKDGLIAPGSSCTLPVIPTQIYTSLYGFLIFFILIRMKKHKKYDGFLMLSFFLLYSISRFTIEFFRFYENNYKVFNLLTITQAILIGVVLVSLVFMNILKKKSKKI; this is translated from the coding sequence ATGTATAGAATATTATTTACCATTGGTTCATTTTCTATATATTCTTATGGATTAATGATTGCTTTAGCTTTTATTACAGCTATTCTTTTTGCCATGAAAGAAGCAAAAAAAATAGGAGAAGATCCGGAAAGAATTTTAGATATAAGCCTGTATGTTATTTTAGGTGCCCTGATAGGAGGCCGATTGGGGTATGTCTTAATTTATCTCGATTATTATATGAAAAATCCTCTGAAAATATTATATTTTAGGCAGGGAGGATTAAGCTTTTTGGGGGGATTTTTGGTAGCTTATTTCCTATGCTGGTTGTATGTAAGGAAAACTAAAATATCTTTTTGGAAATATGCTGATATTGCTGCTCCCTCCATTGCTCTAGGGATAGCTATCGGAAGGATAGGCTGTTTTTTAAATGGCTGCTGCTTTGGGGTAGTATCGGAAAATTACGGGATCAAATTTCCCTCCTTAAATATGCCCCCGGTATATTTACAGCAGCTAAAGGATGGATTAATTGCCCCCGGAAGTTCCTGTACCCTACCGGTAATTCCTACTCAGATATATACTTCTTTATATGGATTTTTGATTTTTTTTATTCTTATCCGGATGAAAAAGCATAAAAAGTATGACGGATTTCTTATGTTGAGCTTTTTCTTATTATATTCAATTTCCCGCTTTACCATAGAATTTTTTAGATTTTACGAAAATAATTACAAAGTATTTAATTTATTAACTATTACTCAGGCTATTTTAATAGGTGTTGTATTGGTTTCCCTGGTGTTTATGAATATTTTGAAGAAAAAAAGCAAGAAAATATAA
- a CDS encoding RluA family pseudouridine synthase — MTENDKSLLFLGEDRIRLDLYLTRKKIFPSRSQIRSLIDQGKIIVNSIRVKPSYILKNGDVIDLELPEQKELAIEPEAIPLDIIYEDEYLVVVNKPADMIVHPAGKIRSGTLVNALLYYCRDSLSGIGGVIRPGIVHRLDKDTSGLMVAAKNDFAHLNLSRQIKDHQVTKKYLALVHGNMRDDSGIIDAPIGRSLRNRKKMAVIEGKSRKAITQFKVLRRFSGYTLLEVILGTGRTHQIRVHLAFIGYPIVGDQLYTNRKQGLNIRRQALHSRTLGFVHPLSKKYMEFSVPLPQDIQELIDYLEKNRA, encoded by the coding sequence ATGACAGAAAATGATAAAAGTTTATTATTTTTAGGTGAAGATAGGATTAGACTTGACCTCTATTTGACCCGGAAAAAAATATTTCCCTCCAGATCCCAGATTCGAAGTTTAATCGATCAGGGCAAAATCATAGTTAACTCCATAAGGGTGAAACCAAGTTATATTTTGAAAAATGGGGATGTGATAGATTTAGAATTACCGGAACAAAAAGAATTGGCAATCGAACCTGAAGCCATTCCTTTGGATATAATTTACGAAGATGAATATTTAGTAGTAGTTAATAAACCGGCAGATATGATTGTTCACCCTGCAGGGAAAATTCGTTCCGGTACACTGGTGAATGCCCTGCTTTACTATTGCCGGGATTCCTTATCCGGAATAGGGGGGGTAATCAGACCGGGCATTGTACACCGCCTGGACAAAGATACATCCGGTCTGATGGTTGCTGCGAAAAATGATTTTGCGCATCTTAATCTATCAAGACAGATCAAAGATCACCAGGTAACCAAAAAATATCTTGCCTTAGTTCACGGTAATATGAGAGATGATTCCGGAATTATCGATGCACCTATCGGTAGGAGCCTGAGGAACAGAAAAAAAATGGCAGTTATTGAAGGAAAAAGCAGGAAAGCAATAACTCAATTCAAGGTGCTAAGAAGGTTTTCCGGCTATACCCTCCTCGAAGTTATTCTTGGTACTGGTAGGACTCATCAGATAAGAGTACACCTGGCTTTTATCGGTTACCCCATTGTAGGTGACCAACTATACACTAACCGAAAACAAGGATTAAATATTCGAAGACAGGCTTTACATTCTCGTACTTTAGGCTTTGTGCACCCTTTATCTAAGAAATATATGGAATTTTCTGTACCATTGCCCCAGGATATACAGGAATTAATTGATTACCTGGAAAAAAATAGAGCATAG